TCGTCGCCCACCCGTACATACTCTGTCCCGACCGGAGCGATGGGAAGGGTTTGGGCGCGCGTGGCGGAGAGGGTCTGGTACCCCGGATAGCTGGCCGGAAGCACCCCGCCGACGCGGAGCCCGCCGTTCTGCGCGACCCACTTCTTCGCCTGGCCGGGCGGCATGCCGTGCGGGTGCGTCCGCCCGGCCCGATTGGTCACCACCCCGTTGGCCGTGCTCCAGCCTTTGGACTTGCCGGTCGTTTGGGCCGCGTGCGGGCCCTCGATGGCGTGGGCGTGGTGATGCCCCTTGCCATGACCTTCGCCGGGCTTCGCCATGGCCGCCGGCGCTGAACAGATGACGGCGATAGCGGTCGCGATGGAAATTAGCTTCATGGTCGCGCTCCTGAATCCCTATGAGATTTGGTTGTCACTCATAACGTAGAAGATGCGCATGAACTCAGGATGAATACTTTGACGATGTGTATTGATACATAGTTTACTAGAGTTATCTAAGTTAATTCATCAATCATTATTGAATCGAGATGCTGGCGGCCGCATGCGGCCGGTCGCCGGCGCGATTGAAGGGGCCGCGACCCTATTTCCCGATTGGGCGATCCGCAGGCCTAGGCCGCGAAACAGCCGTCGTGCCCGCCGCGACCATCTGCGCCCCGGCTGAGTGACGGGCACTTCCCGGCAGGCGTGGATGTTCTCCGAATGTTCTAGGCGTTTCCGCGCAATTGTGGGAGGATTTGGGTCGTCTGGCGGACTTGGCTCCGGGCCTGAAGTTGCTCGCCCTCTGGGGGAGCATCTGACTCTCGTGCCGCTCCGGCCATGCCGCCGGGAGCTCCCCCAGGCGGGGAGCCGCTGATGGCAGTCTGCCGGGAGCCGGACATGCCGAGCCGCGCGGGGGTGAAGGGCTGAGCCAAGGTCAGGCCTGCGCTCCGGGAGCGGCTGGCGCCAGGCGGTCGCGGCGGCGCAGCATCGCGCCCATCGCACCGAAGCCCACGATCATCAGCGCCCAAGCGCCAGGCTCGGGCACCGTCGAGGTCATCCCGCCCACATCGGGCGCGAAGTCGGCGATCTCGGCGTTCGTCCCGTCCATCAGGGGGCTTACGCGCGCCCGCGACCAGAGGGTGAAGGTGTAGTCCTGGGGCGCGAGGCCGCTCGTTGGAAACAGGCTGGCCTGGAACGAGGCGCTGATAGTCGATCCGTCGACAGAGACCAGGCCCGGCAGAGGGGTGATGGAGGGCGGTCCCGCGAGCGGGAAGGTCACCGCGCGGCCGAGGCCGTCCGGAAACAACACCGCCACGGCGTCGAACGGCGCCGTTCCGCCGACGCTGGGCGTGCCGAAGGTCAGACGGGGGAGGCCCGCGCCTCGATTGATACCCCACACGTAGAGCGCGCCGGGAGTCGACCCCACGGCCCCATTGACCGTGGAGCTCAGGTGGAAGTGGCTTCCGTCGAATCGAACGCTGGCGCTCAGAATGTCGAGGTCGCCGTTCTGCGGTCCGGTGTAGCTGGCGAGGAAGTCGCCGGGCGCGTCGGCCAGGGGCGACGCGAGCGAAGGCCCCGCCAGCGCCAACAGCGCCGCGCAGCCGATGAAACAAGCCTTGAGCATCCAAGCCTCCATGCGTTGTCGGCGGCGCCGCGGCCGCCCGGAGGCGAGACCTTGTCGGCGGATGAGGGTTCAAGCCATGATGAAGACCTGAGGATTTGCCGAGGAACGACGGCTCCGGGGGGAGGTGGCTTTGTGAACGGGGCAAGCGATCTCCTGACCACGGCCGAGCTCGTCCGACGTGACGATTTCACCCTGGGCGCCGTCCAGGTCAGTCCGTCGACCCGCAAGCTCTCGGGCCCGGGCGGCGAAGGCTCGCTCGAGCCCCGGGCCATGCAGGTCCTCGTCGTCCTGGCGGACGCCGCCGGCCGCGTGGTCACGCGCGAGGAGCTCTTCCGACGTTGCTGGGGCGCCGCGGTCGTCGGCGACGACAGCCTGAACCGCGCCGTGGCTGATGTCCGCCGGCTCGCCCGCACGGTGGGCGACGCGGGCTTCCGCATCCAGACCGTGCCTCGCGCGGGCTATCGCCTGCTCATTGAGGCCGCTTTCCCGCCGGAATCTGTGCGGCCAATCGCCCGCCGCGCCATGTTCGCCCTGGCCGGTCTGGGCGTGGCGGGCGCCTTCGGCGCAGGACTGTGGCGGGTGCGGCGCGACCGCGCTCGGGCCCAGGCCGGGGCGCTCATCGGGGAGAGCGAGCAGGAGATGCGCGCCGGCTCCCCGGAGGGCCACGGCCGCGCCGTTCGTGCGCTGGACCGCGCCGCAGACCTGGCGTCCGACGATCCGCTCGCCTGGGGCCGGCTGGCGCTGGCGCGCTACGCGCTCTCGGAAGAAAGCCCGCCGGAACAGGCCACCGCCCTCGTGGCGGGCGTCCAGGACGCCGCGCGCCGCGCCTTGACCCTTTCGTCGCGCCAGCCGGATGCGCTCTCGGCCCTGGCGATCCTGCCGCCGTACTTCGGCGACTGGGCCGCCGCCGAGCAGCGCATGCACAGGGTGCTCGGCGTCGCGCCCGACCACCTGACCACCCGCGACGCGCGGGCGTTCCTGCTCACGTCTGTCGGGCGCGTCCGGGAGAACCTCGCCGAACGCCTCGCGATGGCGAAGGAAGATTCGCTCAGCGCCAATCTGCTCTATCGTCTCATCTATGCTCACTGGATCGCAGGCGAGGTGGATGCGGCCGACCGGGTGGCCGACAAGGCGCTGCAGCTCTGGCCACGCCACCCGGGCGCGTGGTTCGCCAGGCTCTGGACGCTCGCCTTCACCGGACGGGCCGACCGCGCGCTTGCCCACCTCGCCGACGCCAGCCTGCGTCCTGACCTGCCGGACTTCATCATCGACAGCCTCGGGACCGCGCTCCGCGCCTTGGACTCCGGACGCCGGGCTGATATTCGGGCCGCCGCGGCGCAACTGATGGCCCAGGTCTCCCTCGGACCTCCGCTCTCGGTCAACGCCATCCTTCTGCTCGGAGGGTTGGGCGAGGTCGACCGGGCATTCAAGGTCGCCACAGCCTACTTCCTGGAAGAAGGGCCGCTCATGGCCAGCGTGCGTTGGCGGCCAGGTCAGTTCTCGGTAAGCGACCAGCGCCGCCGCAAGACCCACATGCTGTTCGTCCCCGCGACGTCGGGCCTGCGCGCGGACTCCCGCTTCGAGAACCTCACGGAACGCATAGGTCTGGCGGCCTATTGGCGGGGCAGGGGCATTGCGCCCGACTATCGCAACGGCTGAGGGCCGCGAGCCCTGCGACACTGGCGCCCTGCGACCGGGTTCTTGACTGCGACCCAGGGGGGTGGGGGAATAGGGAACACGACACCTATTGCCCGATTGGGCGATCGGCAGGCTTACGCCGGGAAATAGGCATCATGTCCCCGGGGCGGGCCCTCACGCGGTTGGGCCACCCGTCGGTCGCCGTCTACGATGGGTCGATGACGGAATGGGCCGCCGATCCCGCGGCGCCGATGGCGCCTGTAGCGTTTAACGGAGACCTTTCTTGAGCCAGTTGACCTTCGATGCGGCTTCGGCCAAGGCCGTCGAGGCGATCTACATGACGCCGGACGTGGTCGCGCAGCGCGCCCGCGTCATCGATCTGCTGGCGCCGACGCCCGGCGAGCGCCTCCTGGACGTGGGCGTCGGACCGGGCCTGCTGGCGCTGGACCTGGCGCGGCTCGTGGGGGAGTCCGGTCGGATGGTGGGCCTGGACCTGGCCCCGGCCATGGTCGCCGCGGCCGCCGACCGGCTGGCAGGTGTCAGCCACGCGGAGGTCAGGATCGGGGACGCCGCAGACCTGGACCTGCCCGATGGGGCCTTCGACGCGGCGGTGTCGACGCAGGTCTATGAATATGTCGACGACATACCGCGCGCCCTGGCCGAGCTCCACCGCGTGCTTCGGCCCGGGGGCCGCGCCGTCATCCTGGACACGGACTGGCGAAGCCTTGTCTGGCATTCTTCAGACACGGCCCGGATGGACCGGATGCTGGCGTGCTGGGATGACCACCTCGCCGATCCCCACCTGCCCGCGAAGCTAGGGCCATTGCTACGGGGCGCCGGCTTCGAGGTGCGTCGGACGGAGATCGTGCCGATGTTCTCACCCCGTTGGCAGCCCTTCAGCTATGCGGGCGGGATGGTGAAATCGATCCGGAACTTCGTGAGGACCAACGGCGAGAAGCACGGCCTGGAGCCTGCCGAACAGGCGGCGTGGTGGTCCGACCAGGAATCCCTGATGGCCGCCGACGCCTTCTTCTTCAGCGTCAACCGATACGCCTTCCTGGCGACGCGCTGAGGTTCGAACCTAGCGTTTGGCCCCGATCCTTACGGCCTGTTCCCAGACGCCGGCGTTTGGGGTTTTTGCGTCTGTCGCCACGATGCGCAGCGTGTAGCGCCCCGCCGGCACGTCCACAAATGCGCCGGTGAACTGGCTGGGCCGCCCCGCATAGGTGAGCGACTTCTGCGCCGCCACCCGGCCCGCGCGCAGGAGCGAGGCCTGGATCGAATAGGTGTTGGCGTCCCACAGGCCGCCGGGGTCGATCGGGCAGCCGCACATCAGGCTCACCTTGGCGTCGACCTGGAGCGCGCCCGGACCTGTCGATGTCGCCTTCGGTTCGATGACCAGACCCGGGAAGGTCAGGACCCACCCGTCGCCCGTCACGTCCCGGCCGGGTATGACCCAGAGCGTGGAAGAGACGAGGATGCTGGACGCCGGCTTGCCCACCGGGCCCTCGGCGTCGGCTCGCACCAGGGTGGGCTCGGTGAGGTCGAGGACCGCGTCGAAGCCCGCCGCTCCGGCGTCGGAGACCTGGCTGCCGCGGACGCGTGGCGTCTTCATGAGCTTTGCCGTGTCGCCCGTGCCGCCTTTGGTCAGGCCCGTAGCCAGTCGCCGGCCGGTCCTGGCGTCGGTCAGCGTGATCCTGACTCCGCCCATGGCGTCGCCGATGAACTTGGCGTCGAGGGACTGGGCGCGGACCATCACACGGGTCGGCTCGGCGTGGGCGGCGGAGGTGAGGAGGCCGAGGCCGACGGCGATCGCGAGGGTTGTGATCATGACGCTCATCAGACGGGGAAATGGGGGGACACGATACCTATTTCCCGGCCGTGCTGGTCGCCAAGTTCGCGCTGGGGAAATAGGTATCATGTCCCTGTGCAGCGGGCGTGAGCTGGGGCGTTCGCGATTTGACCGCCGTCCGGAGAAGTAGATGAAGGCCTATCTGGTGCTCGACTTCTCGGTCCGCGACCTTGCGGGCTTCCTGCCCTATGTGGAGGCGATCCCGGCGTTCATCGAAAAGCACGGGGGACGCTACATCGTCCGGGGAACGCAGCCGACCGTGATGGAAGGCGACTGGGCGCCGGAACGGATGGTCATTCTCGAGTTTCCATCGCGGGCCGACGCCGCGGCGTTCCTGGAGGATCCCGAGGCCCAGGCGTTGTACGCCGTGCGCCATGGGACGACGCTCAGCAAGCTGGTGCTGGTCGACGGGTGCGACTGAGGTTGGTCGGCTGGGCTGTTTGTTCTTGAAATGTTCTTGCCATTTCCGCGGAAATGTGAGAGGATTTGGCTCGTCTGGCGGACTTGGCGCCGGGCCTGGAGATGCTCCCCCTCTCGGGGAGCTGGCCCGAAGGGCCTGAGGGGGACTCTGACCCTTGCTCAGGCCCGTCGAACTGCCGTCGAAGGACATCTTAGTCCCCCTCACCCGGCCATGCGGCCGGGAGCTCCCCCAGAGGGGGAGCATCTGACCACCATCGCCTGGCGAGACATTCCCATGAGTGCTGACGATACGGGCCGCGCCGTGCGGCCTTGGCGGGCCTATTGCGAGGGGCTGGCCTCGGTGATCTGCGCGCGGCTGGCGGGCGGGGAGCCGCTGATGGCCGTGTCCCGGGAGCCGGACATGCCGAGCCGGGCGGGGGTGAAGGGCTGGGCCAAGGCTCGTCCCGCGTTCCGGGCGCGGCTGGCGCAGGCGATGGCGGCGGGGCGGCATGGGCCCCAGGGCGGGCGCCGCGCGGTCTATTGCCGGCACATGGCGCGGCTGATCTGCGAGCGGGTGGCGGCGGGGATGACGGTGGGCCAGGCCTGCGACCTGCCGGGCCTGCCCTGCGAGGCCACGGTCTATAACTGGGTGAAGCGCTATCCGGAATTCCGCGAGGCCTACGGCCTGGCGCGGATGGTTCAGGCGCACCGGCGCTTCGACCAGGTGTGGGAGATCGCCGAGGCGGCCACGGCGGAGACCGCCTTTCTCGCCAAGGTGCGGATCGACGCGGCGCGCTGGCAGGCCGCGCGGCTGGCGCCGACCAAGTACGGCGAGCGGCTGGAGCGGGCGAAGGGCGGCGAGGGGGAGGCGGACGGCGGGCGTCCGCAGCTCAACGTGATCATCCGGCGGTTCAGCGACGACGTGGCGATCGAGGCGGCCGAGAAGGCGGCGGCCGCGGAGGCGGCGCGCTGAGGTCAGGTCCGTCGCGTTCAGGCCACCTCGGCGCTGTCCTTGCCCGCCGCCAGGCCAGCGTGGACGTGGTCCCAGAGGGCGGCGATCTCCCGGGCGGCGGCGCGGTCGGGGGTCTCCTCGGCCGAGCGGCCCCGCTCAAGCGCCGTCTGGTAGACCGACCGGGCGCGCAGGATGACCGGGGCGACGGGGGCCTGCATGTAGTCGAGGCCCTTCATGGCGCGCTTGACCAGGGGCGCCTCGACGGCTCCGCGCGGGACGGGGGCCTGGTTGATCACCACGGTGTAGGGCTTGCCCAGCTTGCGCACGATGGTCAGCGAGCGGGCCAGGCCCGAGAGGTCGATCAGGGTGGGGCGCACGACCAGGACGGCGTAGTCGGCGACGACGATGGCCTCGCCCACCTCCTCGACGGCGCCGGCGGCGGTGTCGACGATCAGCAGGTCCCGGCGCTGGGAGAGGGCGCCGAACTGGGCGGCCAGGACATTGCGGCCCGAACAGGTGACGCAGGCGGGGCCTGGGTCTTCGCGGGCGCCCAGGATGTCGCGGGCCGAAAGCTGGGGGTCGATGTCGACCACCAGGGTGTCGAGGCCGCGCAGATGGGCGGCCAGGGCCAGGTGGGTGGCCACAGTGGTCTTGCCCGAGCCCCCCTTGAGGGCGATGACCGCCAATGTCTTCAAGCTCGCCTCGCCATTCCGCGCCATGCGGAGCGGGGCGTTTCTGGCCTCCAATTTAGGCGGGGCGGAGGCGCCGGCCGCGCCGGCCGCGCCGCATCGCCAGCCCGACCGCGCCGAAGCCCAGGATCATCATGGCCCAGGTCGCGGGCTCGGGGACCGGAATGGCCTCGATATTGTCGACGCCGAGCTGGGCGGCCACGCCCTGGCCCTGGCCGCCGGGGATCGGGCCGTGGAACAGGCGCAGGATGGTGGCGCCGCTGAGCGCGGCCTGAACGCTGCCGAAAGCCGCGGTGAGGTCGTCGGGGTCCAGGGAGAACCTGATCGGGGTCCAGCCGCCGCCGGCGGCGACGAAGATCGAGTCTGTGGAGTAGGCGCCGTTGGCGGGCGGGCCGCCGCTGGGGTCCTCGACGAAGAGCTGCAGGTTGAGGTCGCTCTGGCCGAAATTGTTCACCCACATGCCGATGGCGCCGACATTGGCCGACAGATAGTCGCCCGACCATTGGGCGCCGTTCATGGCGGTCATGCGCGAGCCCGGGCCGACACCGCCCAGTGAGGTCAGCATCAGGAAGTTGTCGCCCGCGCCGGCGGGGCCGCCGCTGGCGACATTGGCGGGCGGGGCGGGGTGGACCGCGCCGAACGGCCCCAGCGCGACGGTCCAGCCCTGGGTCGTGCCGTCCTCGAAGTCGTCGACCTGGCCGACGGTTATGGCGGAGGCTGCGTCCAGCGGCGCGAGGGCCAGGCCGGCGGCGGCGAACAGGCAGGCGGCGAACCGCTTCATAAGTCCCTCCCATGTCGCCCCGACGGCCGAGAGGGTCGATCCGGACGGCGGCGGAGTCAATTGAGCGGAATTACCGGCCACCCGGCCCGGCCGTGGCGATCGGTCACCCGGCGGAGCGCCTTGCGTTAACGCTCTGATACCACCCGGCGGCGCAGGGTGAGCCCAGTTCACCGGAGCGTTGCGTCCCCATGTTCATGCCTGCATCCCACGATGCTTCGACGCCCGACGCCGGGCGCCGGAGCGCGGTGGACGCGGAGCTGGCGACCTTCTTCGAAGTGTCCCTGGACATGCTGTGCATCCGTGACAGCGACTTCCGGTTCGTGAAGGTGAACCCGGCCTGGGAGGCGGCGCTGGGCTATTCGAGGGTGGAGCTGGAAGGCGCGCTCATGCTCGACTTCATCCATCCCGACGACGCCGCCGCCAGCCATGGGCACATGCAGCGGCTGGTGGTCGAGGAGGAGGTCCGCGGCTTCATCAACCGCTATCGCCGCCGCGACGGAACCTATCGCCACCTGGAGTGGCGGGCGCGGCGGGTGGGCGACCTGGTCTATGGGGTGGCGCGCGACGTCACCGAGCGGCTGGCCATCGAGGCCGAGATGGCCGCGGCCAAGGAGGCCGCCGAGGCCGCCAACCGCGCCAAGAGCGACTTCCTGGCCAATATGAGCCACGAGATCCGCACGCCGCTGAACGGGGTGATCGGGGTGGTGGCGGCGCTGGCGAAGACGGACCTCGACCCCGAGCAACGGGAGATGGTGGGGCTGATCGAGAGTTCCGGCGTGACCCTGGAGAGGCTGGTCTCCGACGTGCTGGACTTCTCCAAGATCGAGGCCGGGCGGCTGGAGATCGAGGAGGCGGTGTTCGACCTGCGCGCCGAGCTGGACGGGGTGCTGCAGATGTTCGCGCTGCGCGCCCAGGAGAAGGGTCTGTGCTTTCCGGTGGACTGGAGCCCCGAGGCCCGGGGCGAGTTCCTGGGCGACAGCCTGCGGATCCGTCAGGTGGCGGCCAACCTGCTCTCCAACGCCGTCAAGTTCACCGCCCAGGGGCAGGTGCGGGTGGCGATCGGCGTGGAGGGCGGCGGGATTGCCGGCCAGCCTGCGACCCTGGTGCTGGAGATCGAGGACACCGGGGTGGGGTTCGACGCCGTCTTCGCCGGCGCCCTGTTCCAGCGCTTCAACCAGGCCGACGGCACGATAACGCGGCGGTTCGGCGGGACGGGGCTTGGCCTCTCCATCACGCGGGCGCTGGTGGAGATGATGGGCGGCGGGATCTCGGCGCGCTCGGAGCCCGGGCGGGGAAGCCTGTTCCGCGTGGTGCTGCCGCTGGCCCGCTGCCGGGCCCTGGCCGACTATGACGCCGACCGCGACGCCGCGCAGGCCGCCCCGGTCGCCGAGGACGAGGGCGTGCTGGCGCGGCTGGCCGGACTTCGGGTGCTGCTGGCCGAGGACCATCCCATCAACCAGCGGGTGGTCGAACTGATCCTGGGGCCGTTCGGGGTGGAGCTGACCACGGTGGGGGACGGGGCCCAGGCGCTGGAGGCCTTCGGCGCGGCGAGCTTCGACCTGGTGCTGATGGACATGCAGATGCCGGTGATGGACGGCCTGGCCGCCACCCGGGCCATCCGCGGCGAGGAAGGCCTGGCGCCCGAGCGCAGGCGCACCCCGATCGTGATGCTGAGCGCCAACGCCATGGCCCAGCACCGGCAGGACGCGCAGGCGGCCGGCGCCGACCTGCACGTGGCCAAGCCGGTCACCGCCACGACCCTGGTCGAGGCGGTGGTGGCGGCGCTGGGCTAGGGCTAGGTTTTTCGAAACCAGAACGAGGCGCCGTAGAGGTTGAGGGTCCGCCGCGGGCCCTGGGCGAGCCGGGCCCTGGCGTGGGCGGCGAGGTCCGAGTCCCGGTGGACGTACCAGCAGGGGAACAGGATCTCGAAGGCCTCGCG
This genomic stretch from Phenylobacterium sp. LH3H17 harbors:
- a CDS encoding RcnB family protein, which gives rise to MKLISIATAIAVICSAPAAMAKPGEGHGKGHHHAHAIEGPHAAQTTGKSKGWSTANGVVTNRAGRTHPHGMPPGQAKKWVAQNGGLRVGGVLPASYPGYQTLSATRAQTLPIAPVGTEYVRVGDDVYLRQTNTGVIASVLQGLLR
- a CDS encoding DUF1330 domain-containing protein; protein product: MKAYLVLDFSVRDLAGFLPYVEAIPAFIEKHGGRYIVRGTQPTVMEGDWAPERMVILEFPSRADAAAFLEDPEAQALYAVRHGTTLSKLVLVDGCD
- a CDS encoding methyltransferase domain-containing protein; this translates as MSQLTFDAASAKAVEAIYMTPDVVAQRARVIDLLAPTPGERLLDVGVGPGLLALDLARLVGESGRMVGLDLAPAMVAAAADRLAGVSHAEVRIGDAADLDLPDGAFDAAVSTQVYEYVDDIPRALAELHRVLRPGGRAVILDTDWRSLVWHSSDTARMDRMLACWDDHLADPHLPAKLGPLLRGAGFEVRRTEIVPMFSPRWQPFSYAGGMVKSIRNFVRTNGEKHGLEPAEQAAWWSDQESLMAADAFFFSVNRYAFLATR
- a CDS encoding PEPxxWA-CTERM sorting domain-containing protein; protein product: MKRFAACLFAAAGLALAPLDAASAITVGQVDDFEDGTTQGWTVALGPFGAVHPAPPANVASGGPAGAGDNFLMLTSLGGVGPGSRMTAMNGAQWSGDYLSANVGAIGMWVNNFGQSDLNLQLFVEDPSGGPPANGAYSTDSIFVAAGGGWTPIRFSLDPDDLTAAFGSVQAALSGATILRLFHGPIPGGQGQGVAAQLGVDNIEAIPVPEPATWAMMILGFGAVGLAMRRGRRGRRLRPA
- a CDS encoding AAA family ATPase, which translates into the protein MKTLAVIALKGGSGKTTVATHLALAAHLRGLDTLVVDIDPQLSARDILGAREDPGPACVTCSGRNVLAAQFGALSQRRDLLIVDTAAGAVEEVGEAIVVADYAVLVVRPTLIDLSGLARSLTIVRKLGKPYTVVINQAPVPRGAVEAPLVKRAMKGLDYMQAPVAPVILRARSVYQTALERGRSAEETPDRAAAREIAALWDHVHAGLAAGKDSAEVA
- a CDS encoding winged helix-turn-helix domain-containing protein — translated: MNGASDLLTTAELVRRDDFTLGAVQVSPSTRKLSGPGGEGSLEPRAMQVLVVLADAAGRVVTREELFRRCWGAAVVGDDSLNRAVADVRRLARTVGDAGFRIQTVPRAGYRLLIEAAFPPESVRPIARRAMFALAGLGVAGAFGAGLWRVRRDRARAQAGALIGESEQEMRAGSPEGHGRAVRALDRAADLASDDPLAWGRLALARYALSEESPPEQATALVAGVQDAARRALTLSSRQPDALSALAILPPYFGDWAAAEQRMHRVLGVAPDHLTTRDARAFLLTSVGRVRENLAERLAMAKEDSLSANLLYRLIYAHWIAGEVDAADRVADKALQLWPRHPGAWFARLWTLAFTGRADRALAHLADASLRPDLPDFIIDSLGTALRALDSGRRADIRAAAAQLMAQVSLGPPLSVNAILLLGGLGEVDRAFKVATAYFLEEGPLMASVRWRPGQFSVSDQRRRKTHMLFVPATSGLRADSRFENLTERIGLAAYWRGRGIAPDYRNG
- a CDS encoding ATP-binding protein codes for the protein MFMPASHDASTPDAGRRSAVDAELATFFEVSLDMLCIRDSDFRFVKVNPAWEAALGYSRVELEGALMLDFIHPDDAAASHGHMQRLVVEEEVRGFINRYRRRDGTYRHLEWRARRVGDLVYGVARDVTERLAIEAEMAAAKEAAEAANRAKSDFLANMSHEIRTPLNGVIGVVAALAKTDLDPEQREMVGLIESSGVTLERLVSDVLDFSKIEAGRLEIEEAVFDLRAELDGVLQMFALRAQEKGLCFPVDWSPEARGEFLGDSLRIRQVAANLLSNAVKFTAQGQVRVAIGVEGGGIAGQPATLVLEIEDTGVGFDAVFAGALFQRFNQADGTITRRFGGTGLGLSITRALVEMMGGGISARSEPGRGSLFRVVLPLARCRALADYDADRDAAQAAPVAEDEGVLARLAGLRVLLAEDHPINQRVVELILGPFGVELTTVGDGAQALEAFGAASFDLVLMDMQMPVMDGLAATRAIRGEEGLAPERRRTPIVMLSANAMAQHRQDAQAAGADLHVAKPVTATTLVEAVVAALG
- a CDS encoding PEPxxWA-CTERM sorting domain-containing protein, giving the protein MLKACFIGCAALLALAGPSLASPLADAPGDFLASYTGPQNGDLDILSASVRFDGSHFHLSSTVNGAVGSTPGALYVWGINRGAGLPRLTFGTPSVGGTAPFDAVAVLFPDGLGRAVTFPLAGPPSITPLPGLVSVDGSTISASFQASLFPTSGLAPQDYTFTLWSRARVSPLMDGTNAEIADFAPDVGGMTSTVPEPGAWALMIVGFGAMGAMLRRRDRLAPAAPGAQA